A genomic region of Veillonellales bacterium contains the following coding sequences:
- the mce gene encoding methylmalonyl-CoA epimerase — protein sequence MFKTLKVDHIGIAVKDLEQAKKFYTEVLGLTVAGEEVVAEQKVKVAFVPSGDSELELLESTTSDGPIAKFIEKNGGHEGIQHIALKVDNIEAALADLKAKGVRLIDQVPRYGAGGASIAFVHPKATGGILLELSQRK from the coding sequence TTGTTTAAAACACTAAAAGTTGACCACATTGGTATTGCAGTAAAAGATTTGGAACAGGCCAAAAAGTTTTATACCGAAGTGCTTGGCTTGACTGTTGCCGGCGAAGAAGTTGTGGCGGAGCAAAAAGTTAAAGTTGCTTTTGTTCCCAGCGGAGACAGCGAATTGGAATTGCTGGAGTCTACTACTTCCGACGGTCCGATTGCCAAGTTCATTGAAAAGAACGGCGGACACGAAGGTATTCAGCATATCGCTCTCAAAGTGGATAATATCGAAGCTGCTTTGGCAGACCTGAAAGCTAAGGGCGTACGCCTGATTGACCAAGTTCCCCGTTACGGTGCCGGCGGCGCAAGCATTGCCTTTGTTCATCCCAAAGCTACCGGCGGTATTCTGCTGGAACTGTCTCAGCGCAAATAA